One segment of Xiphias gladius isolate SHS-SW01 ecotype Sanya breed wild chromosome 1, ASM1685928v1, whole genome shotgun sequence DNA contains the following:
- the chrna5 gene encoding neuronal acetylcholine receptor subunit alpha-5 isoform X2 translates to MSCCSKLSSDSWWAGVEQCVRNDGRGVPKLSSYAKAEDKLFKYLFGNYQKWVRPVEYLNQTICVKFGLAISQLVDVDEKNQLMTTNVWMKQEWTDMKLRWNPDDYLGITIIRVPSDRLWLPDVVLYDNSDGRFEGTVTKAVVKYDGTISWTPPANYKSACTIDVTFFPFDLQNCSMKFGSWTYDGSQVDIILEDFHVDKQDYFDNGEWEIVKATGSRGLRTDGSSSYPTITYFFIIRRLPLFYTLFLIIPCIGLSFLTILVFYLPSNGGEKISLCTSVLVSLTVFLLVIEEIIPSSSKAIPLIGEYLVFTMIFVTLSIIITVFAINIHHRSSSTHHGMAPWVRKIFLHRLPKLLCMRSHVDRYATAGVARAGGVAGLGMMKDSAPELTPLLYTRRHLQAALDSIRYITMHVVKENEVREVVQDWKFVAQVLDRMFLWTFLLVSILGSALLFIPVIYKWANIIVPNHAGSTL, encoded by the exons ATGAGCTGTTGCAGTAAACTCAGCAGTGACAGCTGGTGGGCAGGTGTGGAACAGTGCGTACGGAACGATGGGAGAG GGGTTCCAAAGCTCTCTTCTTATGCAAAAGCAGAGGACAAGCTGTTCAAATACCTCTTTGGAAACTACCAGAAATGGGTTCGTCCAGTGGAATACCTAAATCAGACGATCTGCGTGAAGTTTGGACTGGCGATCTCCCAGCTAGTTGATGTG GATGAGAAGAACCAGCTGATGACAACCAATGTGTGGATGAAACAG GAGTGGACTGACATGAAACTCAGATGGAACCCGGATGACTATCTGGGCATCACAATTATCCGAGTCCCCTCTGACAGGCTCTGGCTTCCTGACGTTGTTCTGTATGATAA TTCAGACGGGCGTTTTGAGGGAACTGTCACGAAAGCTGTTGTTAAGTATGATGGAACAATATCATGGACACCACCAGCCAATTACAAGTCAGCCTGCACCATCGATGTCACTTTCTTCCCATTTGACCTCCAGAACTGTTCCATGAAGTTTGGCTCCTGGACGTATGATGGCTCCCAG GTGGACATCATTCTGGAGGACTTCCATGTGGACAAGCAGGACTATTTTGACAACGGTGAATGGGAGATAGTGAAGGCCACAGGCAGCCGCGGTCTGAGGACAGACGGCAGTTCTTCCTATCCCACCATCACCTACTTCTTCATCATCCGCAGGTTGCCTCTTTTCTACACTCTCTTCCTCATCATCCCCTGCATTGGCCTGTCCTTCCTCACCATCCTTGTCTTCTACCTGCCCTCCAACGGCGGTGAGAAGATCTCTCTCTGCACCTCGGTGCTGGTCTCACTAACCGTTTTCCTCCTGGTCATCGAGGAGATTATCCCGTCCTCCTCAAAGGCTATTCCTCTCATCGGGGAGTACCTGGTCTTCACCATGATCTTCGTCACGCTCTCCATCATTATCACCGTCTTTGCCATCAACATCCACCACCGCTCTTCTTCTACGCATCATGGCATGGCACCCTGGGTGAGGAAGATTTTCCTGCATCGACTACCTAAGCTGCTGTGCATGCGCAGCCATGTGGACCGTTACGCCACAGCTGGAGTAGCCAGGGCTGGGGGAGTAGCAGGGCTGGGTATGATGAAAGACTCAGCACCTGAACTCACACCCCTACTCTACACAAGACGTCACCTACAAGCAGCTTTGGATTCTATTCGCTACATAACCATGCACGTGGTTAAAGAAAATGAGGTCAGAGAG GTAGTACAAGACTGGAAGTTTGTAGCCCAGGTTCTGGATCGAATGTTTCTGTGGACCTTCCTCCTGGTGTCGATCCTGGGCTCTGCTCTTCTTTTTATCCCAGTTATTTACAAATGGGCCAACATCATTGTCCCTAACCATGCTGGAAGTACCCTCTAA
- the LOC120789757 gene encoding UDP-glucuronosyltransferase 2C1-like, with translation MPPDGNTKTFFLLLSVVSLTLRICHGGKILIVPLEGSHWVNMDIMIKALHSRGHSVDVVRTDKSWYIKDDSLHYETITVPVTEAFNHYFINPILKKVIDIERGQSSVMSFASLQVEMFTAMFDMHRIMCKMATVMFQDKDLMNSLKEREYDLVLTDPAWGVGILLAHALKLPLVYNVRWITSGEGHLAIAPSPLSYIPMTGSGLSDKMSFIQRVKNLIFYVIWQAQDAFLIGPQYQAVCDEFFGPEVRYSDLLQGADLWLMRADFVFEFPRPTMPNVVYIGGFQCKPSQPLPERLEDFVQSSGEHGVIIMSLGTFVSELPADMTNKIAAAFAKLPQKVIWRHIGDRPAALGNNTLLVDWLPQNDLLGHPKTKLFVAHGGTNGLQEAIYHGVPVVGLPLFFDQYDNLLRLKERGGAKILTLATVDKGNNFLEATEEVLHEPSYRMNMQRLSRLHRDQPMKPLDHALFWIEFVMRHKGAAHLRTESYRLPWYSYHSVDVVLCFLATIAVITFLPLVFFKHACLKKSIERKTNKK, from the coding sequence ATGCCACCCgatggaaatacaaaaacattttttctccttttatctGTGGTGTCCTTGACACTGAGAATATGTCATGGGGGCAAGATTTTGATTGTTCCTTTAGAGGGAAGCCACTGGGTGAACATGGATATCATGATCAAAGCTCTCCACTCTCGAGGACACTCTGTTGATGTGGTACGAACCGATAAAAGCTGGTACATCAAGGATGACTCTTTGCACTACGAGACAATCACGGTTCCTGTTACGGAGGCCTTTAATCATTACTTTATCAACCCAATCCTTAAAAAGGTAATTGACATAGAAAGGGGGCAGAGCTCTGTTATGAGCTTTGCGAGTTTGCAGGTTGAGATGTTTACTGCGATGTTTGACATGCACAGAATAATGTGCAAAATGGCCACTGTTATGTTTCAAGATAAAGACTTGATGAATAGTTTAAAGGAGAGAGAATATGACCTGGTCCTTACTGACCCGGCATGGGGTGTGGGTATACTGTTGGCTCATGCTCTTAAGCTACCTCTGGTCTATAATGTGCGGTGGATAACTAGCGGAGAGGGACATTTGGCCATTGCACCTTCTCCTTTATCTTACATCCCGATGACTGGCTCAGGGCTGTCAGACAAAATGAGTTTCATACAGAGAgtcaaaaatctaattttctaTGTCATTTGGCAAGCTCAGGATGCATTTTTGATTGGCCCTCAGTATCAAGCTGTTTGTGATGAGTTCTTTGGCCCAGAAGTCAGATACAGTGACTTATTACAAGGAGCAGACCTGTGGCTCATGAGGGCTGACTTTGTGTTTGAGTTCCCTCGTCCCACCATGCCTAATGTTGTGTATATAGGAGGGTTTCAGTGTAAACCTTCTCAACCACTCCCTGAACGCTTGGAAGACTTTGTGCAGAGTTCTGGAGAGCATGGAGTCATCATCATGTCTCTGGGGACTTTTGTGAGTGAACTTCCTGCTGACATGACAAACAAGATCGCTGCAGCTTTTGCTAAATTACCCCAGAAAGTCATTTGGAGGCATATAGGTGACAGACCAGCCGCTCTGGGCAACAACACTTTACTAGTCGACTGGTTGCCACAGAATGACCTCCTAGGACATCCAAAGACTAAACTATTTGTGGCTCACGGGGGAACAAACGGACTTCAAGAAGCTATTTATCACGGAGTCCCAGTTGTGGGTCTACCTTTGTTTTTCGACCAGTACGACAACCTACTGcgactgaaagagagaggaggggctAAGATTCTTACATTAGCCACGGTGGACAAAGGCAACAATTTCTTGGAGGCCACAGAGGAAGTCCTGCACGAGCCCTCCTACAGGATGAACATGCAGAGACTCTCCAGGCTGCACAGAGATCAGCCAATGAAGCCGCTGGACCACGCCCTCTTCTGGATAGAGTTTGTCATGAGACACAAAGGTGCGGCCCACCTGAGAACAGAGTCCTACAGACTGCCCTGGTATTCCTACCACTCTGTAGATGTCGTTCTGTGTTTCCTGGCTACTATTGCAGTGATTACATTTCTTCCCCTTGTATTTTTCAAACATGCATGTCTTAAGAAAagcattgaaagaaaaacaaataaaaaatga
- the chrna5 gene encoding neuronal acetylcholine receptor subunit alpha-5 isoform X3, translating into MLCGRATGVPKLSSYAKAEDKLFKYLFGNYQKWVRPVEYLNQTICVKFGLAISQLVDVDEKNQLMTTNVWMKQEWTDMKLRWNPDDYLGITIIRVPSDRLWLPDVVLYDNSDGRFEGTVTKAVVKYDGTISWTPPANYKSACTIDVTFFPFDLQNCSMKFGSWTYDGSQVDIILEDFHVDKQDYFDNGEWEIVKATGSRGLRTDGSSSYPTITYFFIIRRLPLFYTLFLIIPCIGLSFLTILVFYLPSNGGEKISLCTSVLVSLTVFLLVIEEIIPSSSKAIPLIGEYLVFTMIFVTLSIIITVFAINIHHRSSSTHHGMAPWVRKIFLHRLPKLLCMRSHVDRYATAGVARAGGVAGLGMMKDSAPELTPLLYTRRHLQAALDSIRYITMHVVKENEVREVVQDWKFVAQVLDRMFLWTFLLVSILGSALLFIPVIYKWANIIVPNHAGSTL; encoded by the exons ATGCTGTGTGGAAGAGCTACTG GGGTTCCAAAGCTCTCTTCTTATGCAAAAGCAGAGGACAAGCTGTTCAAATACCTCTTTGGAAACTACCAGAAATGGGTTCGTCCAGTGGAATACCTAAATCAGACGATCTGCGTGAAGTTTGGACTGGCGATCTCCCAGCTAGTTGATGTG GATGAGAAGAACCAGCTGATGACAACCAATGTGTGGATGAAACAG GAGTGGACTGACATGAAACTCAGATGGAACCCGGATGACTATCTGGGCATCACAATTATCCGAGTCCCCTCTGACAGGCTCTGGCTTCCTGACGTTGTTCTGTATGATAA TTCAGACGGGCGTTTTGAGGGAACTGTCACGAAAGCTGTTGTTAAGTATGATGGAACAATATCATGGACACCACCAGCCAATTACAAGTCAGCCTGCACCATCGATGTCACTTTCTTCCCATTTGACCTCCAGAACTGTTCCATGAAGTTTGGCTCCTGGACGTATGATGGCTCCCAG GTGGACATCATTCTGGAGGACTTCCATGTGGACAAGCAGGACTATTTTGACAACGGTGAATGGGAGATAGTGAAGGCCACAGGCAGCCGCGGTCTGAGGACAGACGGCAGTTCTTCCTATCCCACCATCACCTACTTCTTCATCATCCGCAGGTTGCCTCTTTTCTACACTCTCTTCCTCATCATCCCCTGCATTGGCCTGTCCTTCCTCACCATCCTTGTCTTCTACCTGCCCTCCAACGGCGGTGAGAAGATCTCTCTCTGCACCTCGGTGCTGGTCTCACTAACCGTTTTCCTCCTGGTCATCGAGGAGATTATCCCGTCCTCCTCAAAGGCTATTCCTCTCATCGGGGAGTACCTGGTCTTCACCATGATCTTCGTCACGCTCTCCATCATTATCACCGTCTTTGCCATCAACATCCACCACCGCTCTTCTTCTACGCATCATGGCATGGCACCCTGGGTGAGGAAGATTTTCCTGCATCGACTACCTAAGCTGCTGTGCATGCGCAGCCATGTGGACCGTTACGCCACAGCTGGAGTAGCCAGGGCTGGGGGAGTAGCAGGGCTGGGTATGATGAAAGACTCAGCACCTGAACTCACACCCCTACTCTACACAAGACGTCACCTACAAGCAGCTTTGGATTCTATTCGCTACATAACCATGCACGTGGTTAAAGAAAATGAGGTCAGAGAG GTAGTACAAGACTGGAAGTTTGTAGCCCAGGTTCTGGATCGAATGTTTCTGTGGACCTTCCTCCTGGTGTCGATCCTGGGCTCTGCTCTTCTTTTTATCCCAGTTATTTACAAATGGGCCAACATCATTGTCCCTAACCATGCTGGAAGTACCCTCTAA
- the chrna5 gene encoding neuronal acetylcholine receptor subunit alpha-5 isoform X4 has protein sequence MTTNVWMKQEWTDMKLRWNPDDYLGITIIRVPSDRLWLPDVVLYDNSDGRFEGTVTKAVVKYDGTISWTPPANYKSACTIDVTFFPFDLQNCSMKFGSWTYDGSQVDIILEDFHVDKQDYFDNGEWEIVKATGSRGLRTDGSSSYPTITYFFIIRRLPLFYTLFLIIPCIGLSFLTILVFYLPSNGGEKISLCTSVLVSLTVFLLVIEEIIPSSSKAIPLIGEYLVFTMIFVTLSIIITVFAINIHHRSSSTHHGMAPWVRKIFLHRLPKLLCMRSHVDRYATAGVARAGGVAGLGMMKDSAPELTPLLYTRRHLQAALDSIRYITMHVVKENEVREVVQDWKFVAQVLDRMFLWTFLLVSILGSALLFIPVIYKWANIIVPNHAGSTL, from the exons ATGACAACCAATGTGTGGATGAAACAG GAGTGGACTGACATGAAACTCAGATGGAACCCGGATGACTATCTGGGCATCACAATTATCCGAGTCCCCTCTGACAGGCTCTGGCTTCCTGACGTTGTTCTGTATGATAA TTCAGACGGGCGTTTTGAGGGAACTGTCACGAAAGCTGTTGTTAAGTATGATGGAACAATATCATGGACACCACCAGCCAATTACAAGTCAGCCTGCACCATCGATGTCACTTTCTTCCCATTTGACCTCCAGAACTGTTCCATGAAGTTTGGCTCCTGGACGTATGATGGCTCCCAG GTGGACATCATTCTGGAGGACTTCCATGTGGACAAGCAGGACTATTTTGACAACGGTGAATGGGAGATAGTGAAGGCCACAGGCAGCCGCGGTCTGAGGACAGACGGCAGTTCTTCCTATCCCACCATCACCTACTTCTTCATCATCCGCAGGTTGCCTCTTTTCTACACTCTCTTCCTCATCATCCCCTGCATTGGCCTGTCCTTCCTCACCATCCTTGTCTTCTACCTGCCCTCCAACGGCGGTGAGAAGATCTCTCTCTGCACCTCGGTGCTGGTCTCACTAACCGTTTTCCTCCTGGTCATCGAGGAGATTATCCCGTCCTCCTCAAAGGCTATTCCTCTCATCGGGGAGTACCTGGTCTTCACCATGATCTTCGTCACGCTCTCCATCATTATCACCGTCTTTGCCATCAACATCCACCACCGCTCTTCTTCTACGCATCATGGCATGGCACCCTGGGTGAGGAAGATTTTCCTGCATCGACTACCTAAGCTGCTGTGCATGCGCAGCCATGTGGACCGTTACGCCACAGCTGGAGTAGCCAGGGCTGGGGGAGTAGCAGGGCTGGGTATGATGAAAGACTCAGCACCTGAACTCACACCCCTACTCTACACAAGACGTCACCTACAAGCAGCTTTGGATTCTATTCGCTACATAACCATGCACGTGGTTAAAGAAAATGAGGTCAGAGAG GTAGTACAAGACTGGAAGTTTGTAGCCCAGGTTCTGGATCGAATGTTTCTGTGGACCTTCCTCCTGGTGTCGATCCTGGGCTCTGCTCTTCTTTTTATCCCAGTTATTTACAAATGGGCCAACATCATTGTCCCTAACCATGCTGGAAGTACCCTCTAA
- the chrna5 gene encoding neuronal acetylcholine receptor subunit alpha-5 isoform X1 → MMPRAGGAATSLALLLLLPLLCCCHLCHSLRVPKLSSYAKAEDKLFKYLFGNYQKWVRPVEYLNQTICVKFGLAISQLVDVDEKNQLMTTNVWMKQEWTDMKLRWNPDDYLGITIIRVPSDRLWLPDVVLYDNSDGRFEGTVTKAVVKYDGTISWTPPANYKSACTIDVTFFPFDLQNCSMKFGSWTYDGSQVDIILEDFHVDKQDYFDNGEWEIVKATGSRGLRTDGSSSYPTITYFFIIRRLPLFYTLFLIIPCIGLSFLTILVFYLPSNGGEKISLCTSVLVSLTVFLLVIEEIIPSSSKAIPLIGEYLVFTMIFVTLSIIITVFAINIHHRSSSTHHGMAPWVRKIFLHRLPKLLCMRSHVDRYATAGVARAGGVAGLGMMKDSAPELTPLLYTRRHLQAALDSIRYITMHVVKENEVREVVQDWKFVAQVLDRMFLWTFLLVSILGSALLFIPVIYKWANIIVPNHAGSTL, encoded by the exons ATGATGCCGAGAGCAGGAGGGGCAGCCACCTCTCtcgcgctgctgctgctgctgccgttgcTGTGCTGCTGCCATCTGTGCCACTCACTGC GGGTTCCAAAGCTCTCTTCTTATGCAAAAGCAGAGGACAAGCTGTTCAAATACCTCTTTGGAAACTACCAGAAATGGGTTCGTCCAGTGGAATACCTAAATCAGACGATCTGCGTGAAGTTTGGACTGGCGATCTCCCAGCTAGTTGATGTG GATGAGAAGAACCAGCTGATGACAACCAATGTGTGGATGAAACAG GAGTGGACTGACATGAAACTCAGATGGAACCCGGATGACTATCTGGGCATCACAATTATCCGAGTCCCCTCTGACAGGCTCTGGCTTCCTGACGTTGTTCTGTATGATAA TTCAGACGGGCGTTTTGAGGGAACTGTCACGAAAGCTGTTGTTAAGTATGATGGAACAATATCATGGACACCACCAGCCAATTACAAGTCAGCCTGCACCATCGATGTCACTTTCTTCCCATTTGACCTCCAGAACTGTTCCATGAAGTTTGGCTCCTGGACGTATGATGGCTCCCAG GTGGACATCATTCTGGAGGACTTCCATGTGGACAAGCAGGACTATTTTGACAACGGTGAATGGGAGATAGTGAAGGCCACAGGCAGCCGCGGTCTGAGGACAGACGGCAGTTCTTCCTATCCCACCATCACCTACTTCTTCATCATCCGCAGGTTGCCTCTTTTCTACACTCTCTTCCTCATCATCCCCTGCATTGGCCTGTCCTTCCTCACCATCCTTGTCTTCTACCTGCCCTCCAACGGCGGTGAGAAGATCTCTCTCTGCACCTCGGTGCTGGTCTCACTAACCGTTTTCCTCCTGGTCATCGAGGAGATTATCCCGTCCTCCTCAAAGGCTATTCCTCTCATCGGGGAGTACCTGGTCTTCACCATGATCTTCGTCACGCTCTCCATCATTATCACCGTCTTTGCCATCAACATCCACCACCGCTCTTCTTCTACGCATCATGGCATGGCACCCTGGGTGAGGAAGATTTTCCTGCATCGACTACCTAAGCTGCTGTGCATGCGCAGCCATGTGGACCGTTACGCCACAGCTGGAGTAGCCAGGGCTGGGGGAGTAGCAGGGCTGGGTATGATGAAAGACTCAGCACCTGAACTCACACCCCTACTCTACACAAGACGTCACCTACAAGCAGCTTTGGATTCTATTCGCTACATAACCATGCACGTGGTTAAAGAAAATGAGGTCAGAGAG GTAGTACAAGACTGGAAGTTTGTAGCCCAGGTTCTGGATCGAATGTTTCTGTGGACCTTCCTCCTGGTGTCGATCCTGGGCTCTGCTCTTCTTTTTATCCCAGTTATTTACAAATGGGCCAACATCATTGTCCCTAACCATGCTGGAAGTACCCTCTAA